One window of Nymphaea colorata isolate Beijing-Zhang1983 chromosome 11, ASM883128v2, whole genome shotgun sequence genomic DNA carries:
- the LOC116263973 gene encoding uncharacterized protein LOC116263973 isoform X1 encodes MVFFRSLLPRLQTLRHPPFRASLHYSVFARMKGKVAPFQDKGKKVAASQGNELVVWKGATEHGESSPREQHGSSTQTYLPLDYDYAPRLQPCACAAGDKRKSCDDSEGDDHSGGSVHQERKGCGGWLSDED; translated from the exons ATGGTCTTCTTCCGTAGTCTCCTGCCCCGTCTCCAAACACTGAGACATCCGCCGTTTCGTGCTTCTCTGCACTATTCAGTTTTCGCCAGGATGAAAGGGAAGGTCGCTCCCTTCCAG GACAAAGGCAAAAAGGTGGCGGCTTCGCAAGGCAACGAGTTGGTGGTATGGAAGGGCGCAACTGAACATGGGGAATCATCACCAAGGGAGCAACATGGTTCCAGTACACAAACATATCTACCATTGG ACTACGACTACGCTCCACGACTACAACCATGTGCATGCGCAGCTggtgacaaaagaaaaagttgtgaTGATTCGGAAGGTGATGACCATTCTGGCGGAAGTGTGCATCAGGAAAGAAAAGGTTGTGGTGGATGGCTGAGTGATGAAGATTGA
- the LOC116263973 gene encoding uncharacterized protein LOC116263973 isoform X2, with protein MVFFRSLLPRLQTLRHPPFRASLHYSVFARMKGKVAPFQDKGKKVAASQGNELVVWKGATEHGESSPREQHGSSTQTYLPLGIMLPHTISFQIGNKLKEKRLRLRSTTTTMCMRSW; from the exons ATGGTCTTCTTCCGTAGTCTCCTGCCCCGTCTCCAAACACTGAGACATCCGCCGTTTCGTGCTTCTCTGCACTATTCAGTTTTCGCCAGGATGAAAGGGAAGGTCGCTCCCTTCCAG GACAAAGGCAAAAAGGTGGCGGCTTCGCAAGGCAACGAGTTGGTGGTATGGAAGGGCGCAACTGAACATGGGGAATCATCACCAAGGGAGCAACATGGTTCCAGTACACAAACATATCTACCATTGGGTATAATGTTGCCTCATACAATTTCCTTCCAAATAGGAaataaattgaaagaaaagag ACTACGACTACGCTCCACGACTACAACCATGTGCATGCGCAGCTggtga
- the LOC116264807 gene encoding F-box protein PP2-B1-like yields the protein MASNPPSSSASIADLPENCVSHVLSLMAPREVCRSSAISTSFQSAANSDYVWEKVLPPDLPELLSRAVSPDKGKEVAASQGNELVVWEGATEHGESSPREQHGSSTQTYLPLDYDYAPRLQPCACAAGDKRKSCDDSEGDDHSGGSAHQERKGCGGWLSDED from the exons ATGGCGAGCAACCCACCTAGTTCGTCGGCGTCGATTGCTGACTTGCCAGAGAACTGCGTCTCCCACGTCCTCTCCCTGATGGCGCCGAGGGAGGTCTGCCGATCGTCCGCCATCTCGACGAGCTTCCAGTCAGCGGCCAACTCCGACTACGTCTGGGAGAAGGTGCTACCGCCCGATCTCCCGGAGTTGCTCTCCCGTGCCGTTTCGCCG GACAAAGGCAAAGAGGTGGCGGCTTCACAAGGCAACGAGTTGGTGGTATGGGAGGGCGCAACTGAACATGGGGAATCATCACCAAGGGAGCAACATGGTTCCAGTACACAAACATATCTACCATTGG ATTACGACTACGCTCCACGACTACAACCATGTGCATGTGCAGCTggtgacaaaagaaaaagttgtgaTGATTCGGAAGGTGATGACCATTCTGGCGGGAGTGCGCATCAGGAAAGAAAAGGTTGTGGTGGATGGCTGAGTGATGAAGATTGA